The following proteins come from a genomic window of Populus nigra chromosome 6, ddPopNigr1.1, whole genome shotgun sequence:
- the LOC133697954 gene encoding galactinol synthase 2-like, translated as MSPNAIIEPPFDSHKRAYVTFLAGNGDYVKGVVGLAKGLRKAKSSYPLMVAILPDVPEEHRKILESQGCIVREIEPVYPPENQTQFAMAYYVINYSKLRIWEFVDYEKMIYLDGDIQVFDNIDHLFDEPNGYFYAAMDCFCEKTWSSTPQYQIGYCQQCPEKVQWPKEMGSPPPLYFNAGMFVFEPKLLTYFDLLETLKVTPPTSFAEQDFLNMFFRDVYKPIAPVYNLVSAMLWRHPENFELEKVKVVHYCAAGAKPWRYTGKEENMDREDIQVLVKKWWEIYEDESLDYKNITVPVDQEKLGPLIAALTDDGVINHRNLPSAA; from the exons ATGTCACCAAATGCCATTATCGAGCCCCCGTTTGACTCCCATAAGAGGGCTTATGTCACTTTCTTGGCTGGGAACGGTGATTATGTGAAAGGTGTTGTGGGTTTAGCCAAGGGTCTAAGGAAAGCGAAATCTTCGTACCCTCTTATGGTGGCTATTTTACCTGATGTGCCTGAGGAGCACCGCAAAATTCTAGAATCTCAGGGCTGTATCGTCCGTGAGATTGAGCCAGTGTATCCACCAGAAAACCAGACTCAATTTGCCATGGCTTATTATGTGATTAACTACTCTAAACTTCGTATTTGGGAG TTTGTGGACTATGAGAAGATGATATACCTGGATGGTGATATTCAAGTCTTTGACAACATTGATCATCTTTTTGATGAGCCGAATGGATATTTCTATGCTGCGATGGACTGTTTTTGTGAGAAGACATGGAGTAGCACGCCTCAGTATCAGATTGGATACTGCCAGCAATGCCCTGAAAAAGTTCAGTGGCCTAAGGAGATGGGCTCACCTCCTCCTCTATACTTTAATGCTGGCATGTTTGTCTTTGAGCCTAAGCTTTTAACTTACTTTGATCTCTTGGAGACCCTCAAAGTCACCCCTCCTACTTCATTTGCTGAGCAG GATTTTCTGAACATGTTCTTCAGGGATGTGTACAAGCCTATCGCTCCTGTGTACAACCTTGTCTCGGCGATGCTGTGGCGCCATCCTGAGAATTTCGAGCTTGAAAAAGTGAAGGTTGTCCATTATTGTGCTGCG GGAGCAAAGCCATGGAGGTATACTGGCAAGGAAGAAAACATGGATAGAGAGGACATCCAGGTTTTGGTGAAGAAGTGGTGGGAAATATACGAGGATGAGTCATTGGATTACAAGAATATTACTGTGCCTGTTGATCAAGAAAAACTTGGACCCCTAATAGCGGCATTGACTGACGATGGAGTGATTAACCATAGAAATCTACCATCGGCAGCATAA